CATGAGAGTTTAACTTTACCTAGAAAATATGAatgtagcacgtgacttgagtattttatgaaatataaagtCACCCTGTTGTTGGGGTTAGTAATGCAATCACACATAATacatgaatgagacctatcaaTTAAAACGGTGACATGACCTTAGGCTCTTTTTAGTTATGGGCAGGGTTTGATGTACGGTACTTCTTCACACACAGCTCACATACacgcacatggacccaccaggcaGGCTCGTATACATACCCCTGGGCCTGACTTGGTCGTGCACAAAGCATTACACATCACCTGACGCctcagaaaaaggaaagatccgcatgatatcatgacgaacataaatatcgaaggATTCATAACATAATACTTATATCATttccttcctctttttctccataacatttttcatatatgCAATATGTACACATGACAAATATCACGTAATCCATGACATAACTTTACATGTATGACATAACTTTTCAAACATGACATTTCAATTTATTGGTAATATAGTGTAATGGATATAACACGCATACATGATATACATCATACGACACTACAAAAAACACATAAGCATCACATAGTATAAGCATTACACATTTAATATGGCAGGCCACACGACATGTACCATCATACATCAATCAATTAGTTAACTCCAATCGCCACATCAGTTACgtggttggccttggccgaagttaCTAATTACTTGGTAGTTACTTCTAAACTATGCTTCCAATGTTCAATTCTCACCTATATCAATTCACGTGACATATACGAgacatattaatattttagctCAACCAAACATGGTGATTATTTTAAGATAAGTCTTAAAACTAACTAAAGCTGGGTAAATAGGAGTCTACTAACCTCAAATGTCTTAGGTAAAAAATGGCTTCAAGAGGGTCGGAGACCTAAgaaatgatatattatttgtataccGACCCTATCTATGCCGAGAAGTCGAGTTGCCAGTGTAAGAATTTGATTAGATCAAAATAGTTAGAGTATTTTAGGTATTTAgtttaagaaataatatatattatttgtatacGACCCGCCTACACTGAGAAGTCGAGTTGGCaggaagaatttgattagATAAAAATAGTTAGAATTATTCAATGAATATCATCTCTTCAAActtcaattgtttattatatttatagcTGAGTTATTCCTCTGTCAAAACCTAACAGTGCCAAGCTGAGTTGGAGTAGCCGCAAAATCGAGTAGACGGAGATGTGAGCCAAGTCGATCGAGCTATCACACGCCAAAGCCAAGTCACAATTGGAAAGATCATGTGGCGAGCACGTGTGCAGCCGAAGAAGGCGCAGGTCGTCGTGGGTATATAGGTCGTTGGTTAGGTTGAACCAAGTGGACTTAGATTGCTTAGTTGGGTTGAGACGTGATTGAGTTGGACTGTAAAGAACTTGGGTCGTGAAAGTTGGGTTGGAAATTGCGTGCGGGTCGTGGatattaaaagatattaaaagtttataaacaaacacaaatcaatctaaatcatttaataaataaatttttcgTTAAGAGTAACATTCTAAGacgtcaaaaaaaaaaaaaaaaaaaaaaaaaaaaaaaaaaaaaaaaaaaaaaaaaaNacaatataataaaattaaaaaaataaaaagaaaaaactattCGTTGAAAACGAAAAGAAAGCTTATATAAGTCGAAGATTTACTTTTAGAAGGGAATTTTGTGTAGAGAGTCCGAATCGCTATTTGTTCTTACACCTGCCATTGCGgtgttcttcaaaatctcGAACAAGGAAGTAAGGAGAGGAAGCATGATGATGAGCCTGACGGTGGATGAATCCCGGACTCTCTACTCTTTGCTAGCAGGAGGAGATCACCGTTCATTTCTGGATATCATCTCCGATTTTAACTCCAAGATCCCTCGCACTCGTCACTTTGTTGCTTGTTATTCTCTCGTTATTCTGTTGGAGGTAATTCAATTTCTCTTCCCgtcaactttctttctttctcttaatttcaCTCTTGTATGATTTGTGCTGATTTATTTCTTTACGACCGGCTTTAGGGTTGTACTTCATTTGCAAATCTCGTAATTCAATCTTCTCGTAATTCAACCTGTAACTACATGCTTCCGTGTCACCGTGCTCGAATACACGCTAGGGATGTATAACCTGAATCGATGTAATTGTGACCGCATAAACTGTGTTGCAATTGTAAtatgcacttttttttttatttttttttttattcgttGGGTCTATTTTGAGGCCACAGAAACTGTGTCGAAATAATTTTCCAATCTCCATCCGGTAAATTATTGCAATTTCTTCGGTATTCAACTTCGGTCCATCTCTTTTATTCGAGTCATCTTGACAACGTCGGCTATTGTTTTACAACCTGTTTACTAATGCAAttgtacaaaagaaaatagaacttTTACAGCGTAGCAGAAGATTTTGTTCACTGAGTTTCATACAAGCGAGAGGTATCTTAAATCGTCAATAGTTTTCACGCTGTGTAGGaatttttctcatttacttATTTTGTCATTTTAGTTTAGTCTTAGatattttgggttttcttggAAGTGGGGTTTTCGCTTATGCATGGTTTTAGTTTGCAGTTCTTTTTTAGACATAGATTGCTATGTTTGGTAGtaaccttttgttttctttgtagttttatcattattatggagcctttctttttcacttgAAAGAGGAATGCTAGGAtttgtgttcttttgtttttgtgcaCATTGTTGTTCTTTATGTTAGTGTGAGCTGGTGAGACAATTAGAACACGAACTTCATCTCCCTGTGGATTTTGGACCGTTAGACCAAGTTACTTCATCTCCTTGTTCAGAATTCCTGTTGGGGTTAGTAAGAAAATTGAGAGCATGATGAGAGACTTCGCTTGGGAATAGACGGGTGAGATGGGGGTTGAAGGTAGTTTGTGAAGCCCTTATAAAAGCCTCTGGAAAGCTATCTCTTATGGGTTCCGTTCCCTCtatttctcaatttctcaCTTATTCTGTTGGGAAAAGTTCATAGTTTATTCTTGGGAGGATTGATGGATGGGGAGGAGTCTCTTTATACCCTGGTTCCATAGTTGTACCGCCTCTCGAATAAGAGGTTATATTTGGTAGCCTCTATGTTACCTTCTCAAATCcttcctcctccatctccTTGGGTTTCCGAAGACCTTTGACGAATAGTGAGGTAGCGGACATGGcgcttctttccctttttcaaGCTATAAATTCACGTTCTTGGGAAAAGGGATGTTAGGTTTTGGGCCCCAGACCCTTTAGGGGGCTTCTCTTGTCATTGCTTGTTTCATCttctatcttcttcttccccccTACCGTTGATCCTTTTTTGCCTCTCTTTGAAAGGTTAAAATTCTAAAGAAGGTCAAGTTTTTTGTATTGCAAATTTTACATGACAAAGTCAACACCATGAATCGTGTTCAAAGACACGCTTCCCTAGTGTTGTTCCCATATTGGTGCATTCTCTATAGGTGGTACGAGGAGCATTTTGATAATATCTTGTGAGGGCTGTAAGTTTGCTCACTTTCTTTGGAGTTGTTGGTTGAGATTGTTTGGGGTTTGTCGGAGGTAGCATAGAGGTGACAGAAATcagatggaggaggaggaggtgctCTTGAACACTCCATTTAAGGAGAAGGGTACAGTTTTGTGGCAGGACAActtttttggtattttgtGGGGCATTTGGAGCGAGAggaataatataatttttagagAGATTCAGCGATGGAATGAGGATGTTTGGGGGTTGGCTAGATTTAATGCTTCCTTACGGGTGCCAGTTACTaaacttctttttcaattatgaGCTTAATCTTGTTCTTTTAGATTGGAGTCCGTTTTAGTAGCTTGTGTCAAACTCTTCTCCTTTTTGTCGGGCTTGGTCTTTTTTTGTATGCCCTTGtacattctttcattcatCTTAATGAAAGTGTGATTCctaccaaaacaaaaaagaacaattagGATATAATCTTGATTCCCGCTATAGAAACATGTTTGCATAGTGATGCTTGAATTCTTGCATCTTTGGTGTGTTTATttccatttgtttttcttatattttgcATGATGTCATTAAATGTTGAAGGCTTGACTGCTTTCTCTTTATGGATTATTGGTTAATGGGTCTAAAATGCAGCGCAAGAAGTTGCTACATGCCACACAACGTTTGGTGGGATTTTCCATTCTTCACCAGACATATTCCTCGCAGAAATCATCTTCCAATCCGTTTATATCTTTTATTGTGAATGTAAGTATGCTTCCTTATGACTCGTCACAGCATGTTATTTTTGAGTTCCTTCTCTCTATACCTTTTGACTGAAAAAACTTAATGTCATTCAGTTTCAATTTGGtgtttaacaatttaattctTGTTAACTGTCAACAGCTTGACATCATTGTATATGTATGCTATTTTACACCTTGGGTAGGAAAACCTAAACAATTTAACATAGTTGTAAACTATGGACAAACTTACCTCTGAATTGGAACCCCTTTTGTAGATTTATAGTACTTATTAACCTTTTGAAGCCCCTTTTGAAttgttgctttctttttttgtattgACCTCATcaattattctaaataaaacttagtttctttatttttaaagaaccAGTTTCTTTTCATAGATTTCTATTTTGTGCTTTGCACTTAAGCCTTTAAGGACTAGTCCTTATTTTAGTGCAGCGTGGCTCGTGCTTTAAGGGAAAGACCGTGGATGAGGGTACTCCTTTTTCATTGGCCTCCATTGAGTAGGCCCTTAGTATTGAGTGCGACACTGGTTGCTTTCCACTATTTTGTATCTCAATGATTGTTCTGTTAGAAAGTAAGAACTACTCTTCTTCGTATCGCAGTGAGAAAGTTCTGACACATTGACGGCTGTGCAGGAGACATTTGAATTTTGCTAGTAAATCTTTGGGGGAGGATTGTTTGGGTGGAGTGAAGTAAGGGGATGTGTGGATGTGACTCGAATAGTTGTATGAGAAAAATTGTCAAAGGAAACATAAGGGGACGACTATGGATGgatatagtaaaaaatataggTTGCCTCTTTGATTTCACTAAGCTTACAGTTAGAAACGACCAAcaagtctttttttttggggaagATGCATGTTGATCGTGTTCCTCTACCTTGTTCCTTGATATTTACACCATAACTACAAAGAAAGAAGCAACCGTCGTTCTTTCTGGATTGTTGGGCGAAAAACGTGGGACATGGGGGTTAGAAGAAATTTGTTTGACTGAGAGATGGATAATTGGGCTACCCTCATTGGAAAATTGGATGAGGTACAACTACAAGTGGGAGAGGATCATCTTAAATGGATGCTGGAAGCTTACGGGTCCTTATCTCCAAGCTAGCCTAGAGAAGAACCCTAGAAGAGTGGCTAGTTTTCATTGGGTGAAGAAAATCTAGAAACCATAAGTCCCCAAAAAGGGTGAAAATACTTTTGTGGTCCCTAACGTACATAAGTCTTAACATTGCACATAGGAATGAAGATTTCAAAGTTGGATTTTCTCTCCTTTGAAAATACAACCTTTGCAAAAAGGGGTGGAAAGTTTAGACCACCTATTCCTTCGTTCACTACCATTTCACCTTTAAGGAATAGATCTCTATTTTCAAAGAGCTTTGCCTCTTGTTTTGTTTACCAAATAGAGTGTAAATTTGGCTGATAGAAGCTTTGATGGGTATGAGCTTTAAGGGTAAGGCTAAGACCCTTTGGGCATATATTGTGGGAGCCATCCTTTGGTTAATTTGGATGGAGAGGCCCTTACAAATTGGAGAGCCTTTTTCTGATAGTTTCCTGTTGAGAGGGGTTTCCTTTTACCCTCTCTGCCCTTAGGCTGGCCTCACTGTGTTTTTATCATTTGATAGGATAAagtttcatataaaaaaagaaggggaTGTGGTGTTGCTGGGTACAGTGAAATGGTGAGGGATGCTTAGCAAGTTTGTTCATCTTTCAACATAGTGTGGCTGATCCTTTGGGGATTGTGCCTTCGAGGCTCTAGTGTGGCAGGGGTGTGGTTTTAGGCTATGTAGGTGGTTTGTTTCCCTAAAATGTagaatgttgtttttcttgatAAGGTGGGTAGATACAATCAATTTGCCTCCACATTTGCGCGTTTCTTGATAAGGTGGGTAGAGACAAGAGTTGTTAActgataatttatttctagTGAAGCCAGTGGGTCAATTTTAGCATAGCCTAATGCAGCAGCCGCTTCACCGGTATCTTCTCCCTTAATTGCAGCaaaattctcttttcttgttgCAGCGTGTGGTCTTCAGATGCCAGTCAATTCCTTCTCGATTTTTGGAAGTCACAGTTTAATTGTGTTTCCTGCGTTTACTTTGTTTGGTCAGAATTAGTAGCAATCTCATGGAATTTTTGTGGCTGTTTTTCTTCGTTTGTATGTGGGGTATTGCTTTTTGGTTCTTTGATCTGCTCTGTGGTTTTCAAAAGGGGGTGTTACCCAGCCCATGTCCGATTATCATTCTTCTCATGATGCCAATTTTAGAGTTTTATGGTCTACTGCAGTTAACTATCTCTTATTAGTTTTTTGGTTAGATGTTTTGCTACATTGGCTTGTTCGTTTCCGCACGACTTGTCTCATGGCTTCTTTATGATGCTCTCTTTCCAAGTTTTTGTTGGTCTTTTAAAGGaaggtttttttattttgttattttgttcttttagcTCTGTGGTTTTCAAAAGGGGGTGTTACCCAGCCCATGTCTGATTATCATTCTTCTCATGATGCCAGTTTTAGAGTTTTATGGTCTACTGCAGTTAACGATCTCTTATTAGCTTTTTGGTTAGATGTTTTGCTACATTGGCTTGTTCGTTTTGGCATGACTTGTCTCATGGCTTCTTTATGATGCTCTCtttccaagcttttgttggtCTTTTAGATTCAGATTTTCGTCTTATTTGGCTTGAGCTCACTTTCAGTTGTaatcatttctcatatctttcttattgttattttcatctttttttctttcgaaattTTGTATGTTCGAGCGCTAGTCTCTTTCCACtttatcaatatcaatgaaaagtttaatttcctttccaaaaaaagaaaaaagagaagattttTCTCTTATCCTTTGCCTTCTGAGTAAggttaattttagtaattgtGAATTTTTCTCTTATCCTTTCCTCTGAGTAAGATTTTTCTCTTATCCTTTCCTGCTGTGCATTGGGTGTCAGGCTGCTTCAGATGAGGAAGCTGAAAAATATGAGAGGGCATTTGTTTTCCAGCTTTTAGCGACAGACAGCTCCAGTGGTGGCAAAGAGGTTCAACTTTTTATTTGAGTACATTGGTTTTAGTTGAATATTTAGCATATTCTTAattgtttaaaagaatttcttgTGCCTTCTGGTTTGGAAGAAGTGATATTTTGGAAATCATAGGAAATGTGTTATTATGAGTAATCATCAGGATTAGAAATAGTAGAAGTTATTGGCCACATCATATTTTTTCTATGCATTAGAGTTTTGTTTATTACTGGGAGCTGATTTTCCCAACCTTCGCATGAGGATTCAAAACTTAGTCGCTTTTCAGTCTGTTCTATCCCCAGATTTGGGGTTGAAATTTGGCTTTAGTTTTAGAGTTCTCATTGCTCATTAGGTCTTTTTCCTTCATCTTTGTGAGCTCACATGGTTTTTCCCCCCCAAGGATAGAGGATAAAtgtccttttttattttagataaaaaattaaatataagttTTGTTGTagatacttttttatttatttatttatttttaataacagTTTCATTGAAAATTGCTTAATGGATACAAACTCCAAAAGGAGTgagaaaggaaaagtaaaGGAATACAAAGAAACTGCAACCCATAACGTATGATAAACTTAAAAACCTCACAAAGAACTAATACATCAAATTGAATCAAGAGAGTTAATATCGAACTGCCTATAGAAGTTGGAATAGACTTCTGAAAACCCAATCAAGTATTGGCGAAGAATCTCCATCTTCCTTTTAATGAACTTTATTAAACAAAGAAGTTTCTCCTTCCAATCTAATTCCTCGTCGAGGTTAGCTATCCAAGACGATATATTAGCACTAGATACTAGATTTGACCCCATaagaaatgttgaaaatgattCTCAAAGAGAGACTTAGAAGATAAAATTCCTCAATTGTGAGGgacattgaaaaatattaaaacatacGGGACTAAAATTAAACTGCTTGAACTGTGGGGCtaagttgaaaaaaataaccaAACATTGGGACTGAAGTTTATATTTTGCCTAATTTTGtcatcaaattatttgtacAAACTCTTTCAAGAATGGCTTAAGATTTTTTGTATCATGATGCCTTCTAATTGATTTTGGGATTCTCTGTcagtgaacaatatctgcaaaaaaaatagttttttttatttcattattttctttatgcacaaaatcatttgttttcttgCAAGTAATAATAGGTACCACCTACCATATCAATCTACAACAACAAAAGTGGAATCGTTCTGTAATTTGTGTTTGAGGCCCTGCCAAGGCAAAGGTGTCGAGAGTCTAATGTGTGAATCAAACCATTCCAATtctaattcatttaaaataccCTTTTGCCGACTACAACTTAATggaaaaagtgcttaaaactGAAAAATACTATCCTAAAAGTAGTCTAGCTAACCCCTAATGTCAATTCCAAGATTAACAAGATCTTGGAAGATTACANCCTTTTTCCTTCATCTTTGTGAGTTCACATGGTTTTTTCCCCCCAAGGATAGAGGATAAGtgtcctttttttattttaaataaaaagttaaatataagTTTGTTGtagatacttttttttttatttttttattttttatataacaGTTTCGTTGAAAATTGCTTAATGGATACAAACTCCAAAAGGAGTgagaaaggaaaagtaaaGGAATACAAAGAAACTGCAACCCATAACGTATGATAAACTTAAAAACCTCACAAAGAACTAATACATCAAATTGAATCAAGAGAGTTAATATCGAACTGCCTATAGAAGTTGGAATAGACTTCTGAAAACCCAATCAAGTATTGGCGAAGAATCTCCATCTTCCTTTTAATGAACTTTATTAAACAAAGAAGTTTCTCCTTCCAATCTAATTCCTCGTCGAGGTTAGCTATCCAAGTCGATATATTAGCACTAGATACTAGATTTGACCCCATaagaaatgttgaaaatgattCTCAAAGAGAGACTTAGAAGATAAAATTCCTCAATTGTGAGGgacattgaaaaatattaaaacatacGGGACTAAAATTAAACTGCTTGAACTGTGGGGCtaagttgaaaaaaataaccaAACATTGGGACTGAAGTTTATATTTTGCCTAATTTTGtcatcaaattatttgtacAAACTCTTTCAAGAATGGCTTAAGATTTTTTGTATCATGATGCCTTCTAATTGATTTTGGGATTCTCTGTcagtgaacaatatctgcaaaaaaaatagttttttttatttcattattttctttatgcacaaaatcatttgttttcttgCAAGTAATAATAGGTACCACCTACCATATCAATCTACAACAACAAAAGTGGAATCGTTCTGTAATTTGTGTTTGAGGCCCTGCCAAGGCAAAGGTGTCGAGAGTCTAATGTGTGAATCAAACCATTCCAATtctaattcatttaaaataccCTTTTGCCGACTACAACTTAATggaaaaagtgcttaaaactGAAAAATACTATCCTAAAAGTAGTCTAGCTAACCCCTAATGTCAATTCCAAGATTAACAAGATCTTGGAAGATTACAAAAGAAATCTTGAAAGATCACttagaattacaaaaatacttGCAGAAAATCTGGAAGATCCCAAAGATCTTTACATCAATTCCACCTGTCGTAGAAAAGAAGTTGACCATGAGTTCAAGCAGTCAGGGGCATGGTAGTTGAAAAATATCGGCCATGTAAAAGTAAGGTGGATGTCATTGTTGGTGGAAGTGCTACATGAATAAGCAGTAGAACCAATCCATTGAAATATGCAAATAGGACCATTCTTTTTGGGAGTGAGCTTGTTATGATGACCAGTAGGCAGTCAAAACTTCTTCAAATGGACCATGGCCAAATTTCCTAATGCATGTCTGCTGCCCGCTTATGAACAATGTTTGATCTTTCATGTTAGTCACGAGCATCCTTGGACAACTTGACGATTTTCTTAGCCACCTCTTCTGCTGCACCACTAAAATCCACATGAGAAGGAATATCAGTAACAAGATCAACAGGGAGAAGTGGAAGTATTAGTATAGATAATCTCAAATGATGACCTCCCCGTGGATCAATGCTTGGTTGTGATCTTGTGGATTGCTCTGCTTTCAATGCCCATGTGCCAAGATCTATCTTTCTTAGGAGTTGGAAGGGCTGGGACAGCACAACAACTCAAGCGTGGTTGTATGTGTCCCTTTTCAGTGAGAGTTTGTACTTCTTGTATTACCTTGGACTCATTAGGACTGTGGTGCATTTGATGCTGAATAGTTCTTAATGGGGTAGACCATTTGGTTCAGCTTGTAAATGCTCGAGTTCTTCCAAAAATATGCTGATGCTGCTATCTAGTGGGATTGAATTCTATGTTTTTTCCTCTGATTTGATAGCCATAGCCCATGTTTCTTTTGATTCTGACACTGAAAAATGTTTGCCCTTGATAGGcctaatttttctatttatactTAGTTGGATAAATCCCTATATTAATGACGATGTCTGTCTTGCAGTTCCTGAAACAGTCTGCTTCCGATTACATTAAAGGTTTCGACCCTTCATTGCATGTAAGACATGGAAACCAACATGAACACAATTTCCCTTTTAATTTGTCTATAGGAAAACCCTCAAGAGTTCTGCCCATAAGTTCAAATGTGGGGAGaatcaaatttgtaatatCTATTTGAGGCCAaagggtttttgtttttcaggctttccctcagCTAGAGCAACTGCAGCAACAGTTTTGTGATAAATCTCAAGGTCAATCGTTTGATTGCTTTTTGAAAGATTGTTCTGTGAGAAATGTGGTTCCAGACCCTGATGTCCCACTGGGTTGTGATGCAAACTCGGCAGAGTATGAGTTTTCCTCTCCTCCCTTGTTTGACTTCTGGCATCTTATTTATGTGTTTAAAACCTAACCTCTGCActaccttttattttcatttatttatttatatgatgtTGGGAATCTTAGGTTTGACCTGTTACCTGGAGTGGTTCCTAAATTGGGATCTGGAGATAGAGATGAGACATTGCTGGGGTTATTGTCCAATTTGTCACTTAAAGGATCAAGTCCCGAGTGGATTAGGCCTCTTCCACCAAGGCTTCCGATACAGAATGGAGAGGTGAGATGCATTTTAACTCTCTTTTTGAGCTAATATATGTCTTTAGAGCACACCTGATTTGTGCTTGGCAAAGTCCCTTTGCAGTTAGTGTGGTTGAACCTTGACGATCGTCATGAACTTTTATGGGACCATGCAATGTGTGTTGACACTAGTAGAGGCGCAGCTGTGAGGGACTTAATTGCAAAAGCTCTGAAAGGGCCTCTTATACCTTCTCAACAAGAGGTTCAAGTCCTTCTGCAGTTACTTTGTTAACTATCATATGAACTTTTTTCCTTGCATAATAAATGCCAAGGGATGAAATGACTCAACGTTTGTTCTTTGATTGAAACTAGCAAGTGGTGGTGGAGTTGGCAAACGACCCAAAGCTTGTATATCATTGTGGACTGACACCCCGAAAGCTTCCTGTATGTGTTTGGATGaccttgtagttgatttcaTTAGAAAAGATGTTTTCCTGCCtcatctttttaattttttttttcatatcgttAGGAATTGGTGGAAAACAATCCTCTTATTGCAGTTGAAGTTCtaaagaaattgattaattCCCCTGAAATTGCAGAGTATGGATTCGAATCCATgtgttgatttgttttttggttATGACCTGAGATACTTACTTTCTGGACTTCTATTTCCCCTGTATTCATCATCACAACTTTTTATGGCAGGTACTTTACTGTGCTTGTTAATATGGACATGAGTTTACACTCTATGGAAGTTGTCAACAGGCTAACGACAGCTGTTGAACTTCCCTCTGAGTTCATACACATGTACATCACTAATTGTATATCATCGTGTGAGGGCATTAAAGTATGTACTTTTACTACACTTTTGAgttttcaacatttgaggCTTTAAGTTTTTATCTTGCAAGTGTTGGCCCTTGAAGACATGTATACTTTTATGAACTCAAATctcttatttgaattattatttcNNNNNNNNNNNNNNNNNNNNNNNNNNNNNNNNNNNNNNNNNNNNNNNNNNNNNNNNNNNNNNNNNNNNNNNNNNNN
The Cucurbita pepo subsp. pepo cultivar mu-cu-16 chromosome LG16, ASM280686v2, whole genome shotgun sequence genome window above contains:
- the LOC111777126 gene encoding CCR4-NOT transcription complex subunit 11-like, translated to MMMSLTVDESRTLYSLLAGGDHRSFLDIISDFNSKIPRTRHFVACYSLVILLERKKLLHATQRLVGFSILHQTYSSQKSSSNPFISFIVNAASDEEAEKYERAFVFQLLATDSSSGGKEFLKQSASDYIKGFDPSLHAFPQLEQLQQQFCDKSQGQSFDCFLKDCSVRNVVPDPDVPLGCDANSAEFDLLPGVVPKLGSGDRDETLLGLLSNLSLKGSSPEWIRPLPPRLPIQNGELVWLNLDDRHELLWDHAMCVDTSRGAAVRDLIAKALKGPLIPSQQEQVVVELANDPKLVYHCGLTPRKLPELVENNPLIAVEVLKKLINSPEIAEYFTVLVNMDMSLHSMEVVNRLTTAVELPSEFIHMYITNCISSCEGIKDKYMQNRLVRLVCVFLQSLIRNNIINGKFLSAA